AACTACATCGGGCACTGGCACTTTTTCGGGTGTTTGTGCAACAATTGTAAGGTATATTTTTCTTCCCGATTTTACTTTTGTGTTTTGCAACGGGTCCTGCGAATATATAATTCCTTTTTTCTTTTTCATATCGTAAACAGAATCGCTGATGATGTATTCTACATCTTTATCTTTCACAAAATCATCAAGAGAATCAATACGAATACCTGTAAAATTGGGAACATAAATATATTTATTATGCTGAGTATAGATATTAATTATAATCGAAAAAACCCATATACATAGCAAAATAAAAACAAAAGCATAAAAAACATTTGCAAACACAGGATGTTTTCTGAAAAAATTTATAACTTTTGCTCTATGGTTAATCATGTTAGCAAAGATATAAAATTATATGGGGTAATAAAAAATGAATTATCTTTACATTTGTAAACATAGATAAACGAAAAAAGTATAATTTTATTATGATAAAAAAAAATATTGCAGTTGTTTGCGGTGGTTTCTCTAAAGAATCGGAAATTTCGATAAAAAGTGCTTCGAATATAATTAACAATATCGATGGCAAAATTTACAATGCATACAAAGTATTAATTGAGCAAAATGGCTGGTATGTTGAATGTGAAAATAAAAAATACCTTGTTGACAAAAATGATTTTAGTTGCACTATAAATAAGAAAAAAATAAAATTCAATTGTGCTTTTGTTATTATTCACGGGGTTCCAGGTGAAGACGGAAAACTTCAGGGATACTTCGACCTTCTCGGAATACCATATACTACTTCGAGCATGCTTGTATTGGCAATGACTTTCAATAAAAATGTTTGCAATAATTATGTGAGGCAATTTGGAACTCATATCCCCGAAACACTATTCTTTGAAAGGGGAGATAAAATTGACATCAAAAAGATAATTTCAAAATTCGGATTACCTTTGATTGTTAAGCCGAATAACAGCGGTTCGAGTATTGGAAATTCATTGGTTAAAAAAGAAAAGGACTTGAAACCTGCAATTATTAATGCCTTTAAAGTTGATGATGAAATTCTGCTTCA
The genomic region above belongs to Bacteroidales bacterium and contains:
- a CDS encoding D-alanine--D-alanine ligase, which codes for MIKKNIAVVCGGFSKESEISIKSASNIINNIDGKIYNAYKVLIEQNGWYVECENKKYLVDKNDFSCTINKKKIKFNCAFVIIHGVPGEDGKLQGYFDLLGIPYTTSSMLVLAMTFNKNVCNNYVRQFGTHIPETLFFERGDKIDIKKIISKFGLPLIVKPNNSGSSIGNSLVKKEKDLKPAIINAFKVDDEILLQEYIKGREITCGVLKKGNKIITFPLTEIVTERDYFDFKAKYGDKQTKEITPARISVNIEKECKRISSMLFKELKCKGLSRFDYILKNDKLYFLEVNTVPGMSAESIIPGQIKTIGMPMKELIGILIEEALR